The Halalkalibacter krulwichiae genome has a segment encoding these proteins:
- a CDS encoding sulfite oxidase yields MADRLNRNAKPTLTTRSLHPENKEAPFPFIGNDSVPTSLFYKRNHFDYPSLTYLNYWLPIGGFVTTPKVFSMQDLKNLPSKTLKVVLECAGNKRSYFRPKVFGEQWEKGAINQGFWTGVPLKTLLHSVGIQKEVTEVIIEGYDKGKKTGSNTLHSFKRSLPLEKALDPDTLIAYEYNEQPIPFEHGFPLRLIVPNWYAMASVKWIKQITLHIGTFKGPFQTEDYVYYPHVDNDQDSFPVTIHNVNSSIQQPLDKQILTKGSHTITGIAWTGLGSISKVEISIDHGTTWSQTAIQRSVTDRYAWTSWTYEWVVEEKGEYTIMAKATDTNGRTQPLTPFGTEKGTDIMLLIK; encoded by the coding sequence ATGGCAGATCGACTTAACCGAAATGCGAAACCAACTTTAACGACTCGAAGCTTACATCCTGAAAACAAGGAAGCCCCCTTTCCTTTCATCGGAAATGATTCAGTCCCTACCTCATTGTTCTACAAGAGAAATCATTTTGATTACCCTTCACTCACCTATTTAAATTATTGGCTGCCTATTGGTGGATTTGTTACGACACCAAAAGTATTCTCGATGCAAGATCTAAAAAACCTCCCATCTAAAACCTTAAAAGTAGTGCTAGAATGTGCAGGCAATAAAAGAAGTTATTTCAGACCAAAAGTATTCGGCGAACAGTGGGAAAAAGGAGCAATCAATCAAGGCTTTTGGACGGGTGTTCCTTTAAAAACCTTGCTACACTCTGTAGGCATTCAAAAAGAAGTAACAGAAGTGATTATTGAAGGTTATGACAAAGGAAAAAAAACAGGTTCAAACACACTTCATTCATTCAAAAGAAGCTTACCACTCGAAAAAGCGCTTGATCCAGATACGCTCATAGCCTATGAATACAATGAACAACCCATCCCCTTTGAACATGGTTTTCCCCTCCGCTTGATTGTGCCAAATTGGTATGCAATGGCTTCCGTAAAGTGGATCAAACAAATCACTTTACACATCGGGACATTTAAAGGTCCTTTTCAGACAGAGGATTACGTTTATTATCCACATGTGGATAACGACCAAGATTCTTTTCCGGTAACTATCCACAATGTGAATTCATCGATCCAACAACCTTTAGATAAACAAATCCTTACGAAAGGTTCGCATACGATAACAGGAATAGCATGGACCGGTTTAGGTTCGATTTCTAAAGTTGAAATTAGTATCGATCACGGAACAACTTGGTCCCAGACTGCTATCCAACGGTCGGTAACTGACCGTTACGCTTGGACTTCATGGACATATGAGTGGGTAGTTGAAGAAAAAGGCGAATATACAATTATGGCAAAGGCGACTGATACAAACGGGCGTACGCAACCCCTCACCCCTTTTGGAACCGAAAAGGGTACGGATATAATGCTATTGATCAAGTGA
- the rlmN gene encoding 23S rRNA (adenine(2503)-C(2))-methyltransferase RlmN, producing the protein MNKQSIYGLTFEQLSAWLLERGHKKGRAEQVWEWLYRKRVTDFSKMTGVNEDCLKLLEDHFLIETLTEHVKQESADGTIKFLFKLQDGNLIETVLMRHKYGLSVCVTTQVGCNIGCSFCASGLLKKDRDLSSGEIVEQIMKVQLHFDQVGKGEKVSHIVIMGIGEPFDNFENMVDFLQIVKDQKGLEIGPRHITVSTSGLANKIYEFTDLKLQVNLAISLHAPNDELRTRIMKINRAIPLDKLMPAIDYYIEKSNRRITLEYILLKDVNDQKEHAKELADLIGNRRAYVNLIPYNPVDEHSQYQRSDEKSILSFYDVLKKNGIHCGIRIEHGTDIDAACGQLRSKQIKQTQN; encoded by the coding sequence ATGAATAAACAATCCATCTATGGATTAACTTTTGAACAATTATCAGCGTGGTTATTAGAACGTGGACATAAAAAGGGACGAGCAGAACAAGTATGGGAGTGGTTGTATCGTAAGCGGGTAACTGATTTTTCAAAAATGACGGGCGTGAATGAAGACTGTTTGAAGCTTTTAGAAGACCACTTTTTAATTGAAACGTTAACTGAACATGTAAAACAAGAATCAGCAGACGGGACGATTAAATTTTTATTTAAGCTTCAAGATGGTAACCTCATTGAGACCGTTTTAATGAGACATAAATATGGATTATCCGTTTGTGTAACGACTCAGGTAGGCTGTAATATCGGCTGTAGTTTCTGTGCAAGTGGGTTGTTAAAAAAGGATCGTGATTTATCAAGCGGTGAGATAGTTGAACAAATTATGAAGGTCCAATTACATTTTGATCAAGTAGGCAAAGGCGAGAAGGTAAGCCATATTGTTATTATGGGTATTGGGGAGCCATTCGATAACTTTGAGAACATGGTAGACTTTTTGCAGATTGTTAAAGATCAAAAAGGGCTTGAGATTGGACCGAGACATATTACTGTTTCAACAAGTGGGCTAGCGAATAAAATTTATGAGTTTACTGATTTGAAGTTACAAGTAAACTTAGCGATTTCACTCCATGCACCTAATGATGAATTGCGTACAAGAATCATGAAAATCAACCGCGCTATTCCGTTGGATAAGTTAATGCCAGCTATTGATTATTATATCGAAAAGTCTAATCGAAGAATTACGTTGGAATATATCTTGCTAAAAGATGTTAATGATCAAAAAGAGCATGCTAAAGAGCTTGCTGATTTAATCGGAAATCGCCGTGCTTATGTTAATTTAATCCCATATAATCCAGTCGATGAGCATAGTCAATATCAAAGAAGTGATGAGAAATCGATCCTTTCCTTTTATGATGTATTAAAGAAAAATGGAATTCATTGTGGAATTCGAATTGAACACGGCACCGATATTGATGCTGCATGTGGGCAATTACGGAGCAAACAAATAAAGCAAACACAAAACTAA
- a CDS encoding MFS transporter, whose translation MESKKALPILFATMFLVMVGFGIIIPVMPFYAEEIGASPTQLGLLMAVYSVMQLIFAPMWGRISDRIGRKPIIMIGIFGLALSFFLTAIATSLSMLFIARVVGGFFSSANMPTVMAYVADITTDEDRGKGMGLIGASVGLGFIFGPAIGGIFSQSSLSTPFYLAGFSSLITFFLVLFVLQESMTPEQRNNQSRKRLPLRDAMKGPVSILFFLQLFVSLSLSGLEATFAYFAYAKAGLGSVELGYIFMIMGFAGALVQGGLVGRLTKKYGEGPVIQIGIAISALGFFLILFINSFTTAAIFLTIFGIGNGFIRPSVSSLLTKKAKTGYGSTTGLLSSFDSLGRIIGPPLGGIFFSIAVGLPYIFGIILSAFAFLLYVVYKSKAKEAEPGLS comes from the coding sequence TTGGAATCAAAGAAAGCATTGCCTATATTATTTGCTACGATGTTTTTGGTCATGGTTGGGTTTGGAATTATTATCCCGGTTATGCCTTTTTACGCTGAAGAGATCGGCGCTTCTCCTACACAATTAGGCTTATTAATGGCTGTTTATTCTGTTATGCAACTCATCTTTGCACCAATGTGGGGAAGAATTTCTGATCGAATTGGTCGAAAGCCTATCATTATGATTGGAATCTTTGGACTTGCTCTTTCTTTTTTCCTCACTGCTATAGCTACAAGCCTTTCGATGCTATTTATTGCTAGAGTCGTCGGCGGTTTTTTCTCCTCTGCTAATATGCCGACTGTAATGGCTTATGTTGCTGATATTACAACAGATGAAGACCGTGGAAAGGGAATGGGCTTAATTGGTGCCTCCGTTGGCTTAGGCTTCATCTTCGGCCCAGCGATTGGCGGGATTTTCTCACAATCCAGTTTGAGTACGCCATTTTACTTAGCAGGATTCTCATCATTGATTACCTTTTTCCTCGTTTTATTTGTCTTACAGGAATCAATGACACCAGAACAACGAAACAATCAATCAAGAAAAAGACTTCCTTTACGTGATGCAATGAAAGGACCTGTGTCCATTCTCTTTTTCTTGCAGTTATTTGTTTCTTTATCATTATCTGGGCTTGAAGCTACCTTTGCTTATTTTGCCTATGCAAAAGCAGGTCTAGGTTCGGTTGAACTTGGCTATATCTTTATGATTATGGGATTCGCTGGTGCCCTTGTACAAGGTGGCTTAGTCGGCAGATTAACGAAGAAGTATGGCGAAGGTCCTGTCATTCAAATAGGGATTGCGATTTCAGCACTCGGTTTTTTTCTTATTTTGTTTATCAATAGTTTCACAACAGCTGCTATTTTCTTAACGATTTTTGGAATTGGAAATGGCTTTATTCGCCCAAGTGTTTCTTCCTTATTAACGAAAAAAGCGAAAACAGGTTATGGAAGTACGACAGGCTTATTATCATCGTTTGATTCTCTTGGTCGAATTATCGGTCCGCCACTCGGAGGGATTTTCTTCTCTATTGCCGTCGGACTACCATATATTTTCGGAATTATTCTTTCAGCATTTGCTTTCCTCTTATACGTTGTCTATAAATCAAAAGCGAAAGAAGCTGAACCAGGCCTTTCATAA